Proteins from a genomic interval of Kitasatospora herbaricolor:
- a CDS encoding MFS transporter, translating to MFASYRRVLAAPGALAFTLTGLLGRLALSMTGVSTVAMIAARRDSYALAGTVSAAGLVTAAVGLPLVGRLVDRYGQARVTVPAVLGGALPLAGLLLCVHLGAPDWTLYACWAACSFNPNLGGMARARWAHLFRADPQARHVANALEQALDEACFMAAPVLAILLCTSLFPEAGLITAGTLGAAGALLFAAQRRTEPPVRAPAPEDRRPGSPLRRPGLRVMALTFLATGAVFGSLEVTTLAYADALGQKSLAGPLLAMVAGGSCLAGLVFGLLRPRRAPAVRFLCGVAAMALLLLLPLTAALAGAGLGVLGAALFVAGTGTAPTMVTGMTVVQELLPRRQLNEGMSLAVSALLTGISAGAAAGGLVAQQAGPGAGYRLTAGAAALALLIALAGRRTLGRRPDPATTRTTAAATATGAGTGAGAEITGRPVGADR from the coding sequence GTGTTCGCCTCGTACCGCCGCGTCCTCGCCGCCCCCGGCGCCCTCGCCTTCACCCTCACCGGACTGCTCGGCCGGCTGGCCCTGTCCATGACGGGCGTCTCCACCGTGGCGATGATCGCCGCCCGGCGCGACTCCTACGCGCTGGCCGGCACCGTCTCGGCGGCCGGCCTGGTCACCGCGGCGGTCGGCCTCCCCCTGGTCGGACGGCTGGTCGACCGTTACGGCCAGGCCCGGGTCACCGTCCCCGCCGTCCTCGGCGGCGCGCTACCGCTCGCCGGACTACTTCTCTGCGTGCATCTCGGCGCACCGGACTGGACGCTCTACGCCTGCTGGGCCGCCTGTTCCTTCAACCCCAACCTCGGCGGCATGGCCCGGGCCCGCTGGGCGCACCTGTTCCGGGCCGACCCGCAGGCCCGCCACGTCGCCAACGCGCTGGAACAGGCCCTGGACGAGGCCTGCTTCATGGCCGCGCCGGTCCTGGCGATACTGCTCTGCACCTCGCTGTTCCCCGAGGCCGGCCTGATCACCGCCGGGACCTTGGGCGCCGCCGGCGCCCTGCTGTTCGCCGCCCAGCGCCGCACCGAGCCCCCCGTCCGGGCGCCGGCCCCCGAGGACCGCCGGCCGGGATCGCCGCTGCGCCGGCCCGGGCTGCGGGTGATGGCGCTGACCTTCCTCGCCACCGGCGCCGTCTTCGGCTCCCTGGAGGTCACCACCCTCGCCTACGCCGACGCGCTCGGCCAGAAGTCGCTGGCCGGCCCGCTGCTGGCCATGGTCGCGGGCGGCTCCTGCCTGGCCGGGCTGGTCTTCGGACTGCTCCGCCCGCGCCGGGCGCCCGCCGTCCGCTTCCTGTGCGGGGTGGCGGCGATGGCCCTGCTCCTGCTGCTCCCGCTGACCGCCGCGCTGGCCGGGGCCGGGCTCGGCGTCCTCGGGGCCGCGCTGTTCGTGGCCGGCACGGGAACCGCGCCGACCATGGTCACCGGGATGACCGTGGTCCAGGAGCTGCTGCCGCGGCGGCAGCTGAACGAGGGGATGTCGCTGGCGGTGTCCGCGCTGCTGACCGGCATCTCGGCCGGTGCGGCGGCCGGCGGCCTCGTCGCCCAGCAGGCGGGCCCCGGCGCCGGCTACCGGCTCACCGCGGGCGCCGCCGCCCTGGCCCTGCTGATCGCGCTGGCCGGGCGCCGCACCCTGGGGCGCAGGCCGGACCCGGCGACCACCCGGACAACGGCGGCCGCGACGGCGACAGGAGCGGGGACGGGCGCGGGCGCGGAAATCACCGGGCGCCCTGTCGGCGCCGACCGCTAG
- a CDS encoding GNAT family N-acetyltransferase, whose translation MTNRSGADVTIRVGTTEDAEDVAALHAESRRTAYAGIVPDGALGDGLAEEHRELWTLRLGVDYGEPANTPELLIAESAGETVGFAYLVPQPDGRILLDNLHVRPGRTGGGTGGLLLRAALAHVARRHPGADLYLEVLRANARAVAFYEREGGLRTGAHEGFFPGGFTLPEYEYTWAAPGVRG comes from the coding sequence ATGACGAACCGGAGCGGCGCGGACGTGACGATCAGAGTCGGGACCACCGAGGACGCCGAGGACGTCGCCGCCCTGCACGCGGAGAGCCGGCGGACCGCCTACGCCGGGATCGTGCCCGACGGAGCCCTCGGCGACGGGCTGGCCGAGGAGCACCGCGAACTCTGGACGCTCCGCCTGGGCGTCGACTACGGCGAACCCGCCAACACCCCCGAGCTGCTGATCGCCGAGAGCGCCGGGGAGACCGTCGGCTTCGCCTACCTCGTCCCGCAGCCCGACGGCCGGATCCTGCTCGACAACCTGCACGTCCGCCCCGGCCGCACCGGGGGCGGTACCGGCGGACTGCTGCTGCGCGCCGCCCTCGCCCACGTCGCACGGCGGCACCCGGGCGCCGACCTCTACCTGGAGGTGCTCCGCGCCAACGCCCGGGCGGTCGCCTTCTACGAGCGGGAGGGCGGCCTGCGGACCGGTGCCCACGAGGGGTTCTTCCCCGGCGGCTTCACCCTGCCCGAGTACGAGTACACCTGGGCCGCCCCGGGCGTCAGGGGCTGA
- a CDS encoding macro domain-containing protein, producing MTATIDYVRGDATAPQGKGVKVIAHVCNDLGGWGKGFVLALSRRWPEPEAAFRRWHRERAANDFGLGAVQLVQVEHLVHVANMVGQRGIRTSRSQGVPVRYRAIDAALARLAPQALALGASVHMPRIGCGLAGGRWELVEPLVVARLTSAGVPVTVYDHD from the coding sequence ATGACGGCGACCATCGACTACGTCCGCGGCGACGCCACCGCCCCGCAGGGCAAGGGCGTGAAGGTGATCGCCCATGTCTGCAACGACCTGGGCGGCTGGGGCAAGGGCTTCGTCCTGGCGCTCTCCCGGCGCTGGCCCGAACCGGAGGCGGCGTTCCGCCGCTGGCACCGCGAGCGGGCGGCCAACGACTTCGGCCTGGGCGCCGTGCAGCTGGTCCAGGTCGAGCACCTGGTCCACGTGGCGAACATGGTCGGCCAGCGCGGGATCCGGACCAGCCGCTCCCAGGGCGTTCCGGTCCGCTACCGGGCGATCGACGCCGCGCTCGCCCGGCTCGCGCCGCAGGCGCTGGCGCTCGGGGCCTCCGTCCACATGCCGCGGATCGGCTGCGGACTGGCCGGCGGGCGGTGGGAGCTGGTCGAGCCGCTGGTCGTCGCGCGGCTGACCTCGGCCGGGGTACCGGTCACCGTGTACGACCACGACTGA
- a CDS encoding thiol-disulfide oxidoreductase DCC family protein, producing the protein MTHAPPVTRITVLHDPGCPLCRRLTAWLRDQAQLVPLDFVAVASAEARERYPDLDHDASLGEITVVADTGEVWRGPQAFVTCLWALAAHRPLALRLGTPAGLPLARAAAFAAGKYRAATGADRVAPGAEGASGATRTEDSAWAGGPPAGRAGTARGEDGAWATASPADGPPRCDDGACARSG; encoded by the coding sequence GTGACCCACGCCCCGCCGGTCACCCGGATCACCGTGCTGCACGACCCCGGCTGCCCTCTCTGCCGCCGGCTCACCGCCTGGCTGCGCGACCAGGCCCAACTGGTGCCGCTGGACTTCGTCGCGGTCGCCTCGGCCGAGGCCCGCGAGCGGTACCCGGACCTCGACCACGACGCCAGCCTCGGCGAGATCACCGTGGTCGCCGACACCGGGGAGGTCTGGCGGGGGCCGCAGGCCTTCGTCACCTGCCTCTGGGCGCTGGCCGCACACCGGCCGCTCGCCCTGCGGCTCGGTACTCCGGCCGGACTCCCACTGGCCAGAGCGGCGGCGTTCGCCGCCGGCAAGTACCGCGCCGCCACGGGGGCGGACCGCGTCGCACCGGGTGCGGAGGGGGCATCCGGTGCGACGCGGACCGAGGACAGCGCGTGGGCGGGCGGTCCACCCGCCGGCCGGGCCGGCACGGCGCGGGGCGAGGACGGCGCGTGGGCCACGGCCTCGCCGGCGGACGGGCCGCCCCGTTGCGACGACGGCGCCTGCGCCAGGTCGGGCTAG